The Oscillatoria sp. FACHB-1406 genome includes the window GATGGGGGCGATATTCTTAGGCGGACAGGCTTATGAATACATGACGCTCGGTTATGGCTTGTCTACGAATATCTTTTCAAGCTGTTTCTACTTTATGACGGGGTTCCACGGACTGCACGTTTTTGTGGGACTGTTGTTAATGCTGGGGGTTCTGTGGCGATCGCGCCGTATGGGTCACTATAATGCGACTAAACATACCGGCCCGGAAATGGCGGAAATTTATTGGCACTTCGTCGATGTAATTTGGGTCGTTTTGTTTACCTTGCTCTACATTCTGACCCATCTTTAAATCGAAAAAATCTAGGTTTTTTCTCTCGATTTAAACCTTGACAATTAACCCGATTTCTGCACTAAATATGGTGTTAGAAATCGGGTTTTATCGCTTTTAGAAAAACGACTTATTCAATATCTTAAGGGTGCCTAACGGGACTCGAACCCGCTAATAGCCAGCTTCACAGGCTGGTGTCTCGACCACTTCGACTTTAAGCACCATCAGTGGAGTCGATCGGACTTGAACCGATAACCTCGTCCTTGCAAGGAACTTGCTCCGCCATTAAGCTACGACCCCGAGGCAGGAATGGCAGGATTTGAACCTGCATGGAACCGTTTAGAAGACGGTTGCCTTATCCATTAGGCGACACTCCCATGATTGGTAGTCCGATCGGAATCGAAACTATAACAAGAGCGCTTGTAGGGGGCTTGTTCTTCCGTTGAGCTACAGGACTATAAGAGCGATCGATGGGACTCGAACCCATGCGCTGAGTGTGGCGCACTCAGATGCTCGCCGCTACATTACGATCGCTTTTTTGGAGCGATTGCCTTACGGCATCCTCAAGCGATCGACGAGACTCGAACTCGTGTCTCCTGGTTGGAAGCCAGGGGTGCTTGCCACTGCACCACGATCGCGAGAATGATTGGACTCCAGGGTGGGAATCGAACCCACGAATAGTCGGTTTTGCAAACCAACGCCTTCCCACTTGGCGACCTGGAGATTTGGTGGAAACGTGGGGAATTGAACCCCAATCGGTGCAACCGTCCGTTTGTTGGTTTCGGAGCAAGTAATGCCAATTCGTTCCCAGGAGCGAGGATGACAGGGATCGAACCTGTGACCGCTTGTCTCGGAAACAAGCACTCTGTCCATCTGAGTTACATCCTCATTGGAAGCATCGACGGGAGTTGCACCCGCTTCTCCATGCTTGAGAGGCACGGCGACTTCTCTAGTCGTCCACGATGCTACAAGGCGGGGATGATGGGATTTGAACCCACGAGCTTTCGCAGCGGGCGCACGACGCTACACCCCCAAAGGTGGCGATTGAGTTGTCTAGGTTCAGAAGGGTGACTACAGAACCTTTGCAATCATCTGTAGCACCTATATTACATTTATATCTTGTCATACTACAGAATGTCAAGTAGATACTACAACTAATTTTCCCGTAGGAGGGCAGATGGAAAAGAAAGGGAAAGTAGCGACACTCACGCCAGTCAGAAAGTCTGCCCCCAGCACAGCGATCGGGAGCCGGGATGTGGTTTTCCCTGGAATCAATAAGGGATAACGGGCGCGAGCGAAATCGCCCTCCTCAGTTTTCAATAATTTGTAGTATGCCCTTGACAACTTGTATTACTCTAGAGTATGATTGTAGTATGACAGCGACAGCCGTAGTAACAAGCATCGGGATGTAATTCAGCGGTCAGAAGCCTTGGTTTGGGACTAAGGAGTCGTGGGTTCAAATCCTACCATCCCGACATTTGCCCTTGTGACGGAACTGGCAGACGTGCTGGTCTTAGAAACCAGATTGTGTGGGTTCGACTCCCACCAAGGGTATTATGCTCCCGTGACGGAACTGGAATACGTGCTAGGTCGAGAGCCTAGATTGTGCAGGTTCAAATCCTGTCGGGAGTACCAAGCACCGAAGGCGGAAGTGGTGGACGCGCACGCCCGATAAGCGTGTTATTAGCAGGTTCAACTCCTGCTCGGTGTACTATCTTAACTTTTAATTGGGTGAAGTTTGAGGCGCAATTCCCCCTAAATATTCTTCGATACGCGCTCTGGCTTCAACCAAAAATTGCCGCTCTAACCTCGATTTGGGGTTTGCTTAATCTTGCCAAGTCTTCAATTGCAAATAGACCAAAATTAGCGCGATCGCGAGTAAAATCGTTGCCGCCGCCGCCGCGTAGCCAAAATCGAACAGCGCAAACGCTTGTTGATAAATATAGTACACCAAAATATTGGTCGAATTTAACGGTCCGCCGCCGGTAATCGCATACACTTGCTCGAAACCTCGCAACGTAAAAATTGCCGTTGTTACCGCCGCAAAAACTAACGTCGGACGCAATCCCGGTAAGGTAATATGCCAGAACTTCGCTCGCGCATTCGCGCCATCTAATTCTGCTGCTTCGTAACGCGATTGAGGAATAGCTTGCAATCCTGCTAAAAAAACGACCATATTAAAACCGATTTGCTTCCAGGTACTTAATAGGATTAAAACCGGCATCGCCCAAACCGTACTACTCAACCAGGGAATCGTTGCAAAGCCTATTTTACTCAGCAGCCCATTGACAGGGCCATCGTCTTGAAACAGCCACCGAAAGCCCAAACCCACCGCTACAATTGAGGTAATTGAAGGGATGAAATAAGCCGAACGGAAGAAACCTCGCAATACAATTGCTTCGTTTAACAGTACCGCCAAAAGTAATGGAATTACCAGGCTGGGAATGAGGGTTGCGATGGTAAAATAAAGAGTATTTCCGATAACTTGTAAAAAGTCCGGGTCTGCCAATAAACGACGGTAATTTAATAAGCCAATCCACCGCAATCCTTCTTGGGTAAAACTTCCCGTTGTAAAGCTCAAACCGACTAAGTAGACAATCGGAAATAACAGGAAAATTCCGAGCAATAGCAATGCAGGCGCTAGGAAAAGCCAAGCTGCAAAACCGTCGCGATCTAACCATTCACTACGCTTCATTTTTGTTTTATCCTAACAGTTGATAGCGCTCGATATTCGGCCCCGACGCGACTAAACCTTGGACTTGATGCAACGCTGTTTGGATGTGGGCGCTTGCTAAATGCGATGCTAGTGCTGCTTCTGATTCCCACTCTTCCACAAAGGTGAAATCCGTCGGATTGTCGAGATTTTGTAGCAAATCGTATTGTACGCATCCCGCTTCTTGATGCGTTGGCTCGAGAAGTCCAAGCAGCAGGGTTTTGAGTTCTTCAATCTTATCGGGATAGGCGCAGAGGCGCGCAACGACGCGAAGGTTTGTATTGGACATAAGGAGCGGTAATGAGGTATGAGTAGTGAGCGAT containing:
- a CDS encoding antibiotic biosynthesis monooxygenase, translating into MSNTNLRVVARLCAYPDKIEELKTLLLGLLEPTHQEAGCVQYDLLQNLDNPTDFTFVEEWESEAALASHLASAHIQTALHQVQGLVASGPNIERYQLLG
- a CDS encoding sugar ABC transporter permease; the protein is MKRSEWLDRDGFAAWLFLAPALLLLGIFLLFPIVYLVGLSFTTGSFTQEGLRWIGLLNYRRLLADPDFLQVIGNTLYFTIATLIPSLVIPLLLAVLLNEAIVLRGFFRSAYFIPSITSIVAVGLGFRWLFQDDGPVNGLLSKIGFATIPWLSSTVWAMPVLILLSTWKQIGFNMVVFLAGLQAIPQSRYEAAELDGANARAKFWHITLPGLRPTLVFAAVTTAIFTLRGFEQVYAITGGGPLNSTNILVYYIYQQAFALFDFGYAAAAATILLAIALILVYLQLKTWQD